In Brachyhypopomus gauderio isolate BG-103 chromosome 11, BGAUD_0.2, whole genome shotgun sequence, a single genomic region encodes these proteins:
- the gnpda2 gene encoding glucosamine-6-phosphate deaminase 2 yields the protein MRLVILDDYDSASEWAAKYIRNRIIQFKPCADRYFTLGLPTGSTPLGCYKKLIEYHKSGDLSFKYVKTFNMDEYVGLPRDHPESYHSYMWNNFFKHIDIEPQNTHILDGNAANLQTECEAFEQKITAAGGIELFVGGIGPDGHIAFNEPGSSLVSRTRVKTLAKDTILANARFFGNDLSKVPTMTLTVGVGTVMDAREVMILITGAHKAFALYKAIEEGVNHMWTVSAFQQHPRSIFVCDEDATLELRVKTVKYFKGLMHVHNQLVDPMHSMKDYKD from the exons ATGAGACTTGTGATTCTTGATGACTATGACTCGGCCAGTGAGTGGGCTGCCAAATACATCCGCAACCGAATTATCCAGTTCAAACCGTGTGCAGACAGATACTTCACGTTGGGATTGCCTACCG GCAGCACCCCCCTGGGCTGCTACAAAAAGCTGATCGAGTATCACAAGAGTGGAGACCTCTCCTTCAAATATGTGAAGACCTTTAATATGGATGAGTATGTTG GTCTGCCTAGGGACCATCCGGAGAGTTACCACTCCTACATGTGGAACAACTTCTTCAAGCACATCGACATTGAGCCTCAGAATACTCACATCCTGGACGGAAACGCGGCCAACTTGCAGACAGAGTGTGAGGCATTTGAGCAGAAGATCACGGCAGCTGGGGGCATCGAACTGTTTGTAGGGG GTATCGGACCGGACGGTCACATTGCCTTTAACGAGCCTGGATCAAGTCTCGTGTCCAGAACGCGAGTGAAGACTTTAGCTAAGGACACTATACTAGCTAATGCTCGCTTCTTTGGAAACGACCTGTCCAAAGTGCCTACCATGACTCTCACTGTGGGCGTGGGGACGGTTATGGATGCTAGAGAG GTGATGATCCTGATCACCGGCGCACACAAAGCCTTCGCTCTCTACAAGGCCATAGAAGAAGGAGTGAACCACATGTGGACAGTGTCCGCCTTCCAGCAGCACCCACGCAGCATCTTCGTGTGTGACGAGGACGCCACGCTGGAGCTCAGGGTCAAGACAGTCAAGTACTTTAAAG gGCTGATGCACGTTCACAATCAACTGGTAGACCCGATGCACAGCATGAAGGACTACAAGGACTAG